The window TGGACTATATCTCGACGGGAGCGACAGCCCTCTGGACTCAATGGCTTCCGATTTCTTGGCATATACCGGTAGTACGCAAGACATTTAACATGTTGAGAATAAATACATATTGGCCGACATACAGGGGGGCTAACTATTAGCACGATTGCGAAGCGAAGGCAGGTGGACGTAGAACAGACTCGCGTCTGGTACGACTGTGACCGGACGGAAGCAATTTCGGAGGCGATACTCGGCGCGGTGAGCGACCACATGGAGTGCGACGAGACGGCGTTACCGCCGATCAGTGAATACACCGATGTGGACGCATTGAACACGTTGTTCGGGACGCGACGGCCAGCAGCACCCGCACTCTCGAGTGGGACACTCGAATTCAAGTACGACGACGTCGTCGTCACGGTTTCGACAATTGGGACCGTCGAAGTCAGGGATGCGGCGGACGCCGAACCGACATCAGACTAACACGGTCTGTCGAGTTCGGTTCTGATACCTCGCGCCAGACAGGGAGAACACGGTTCAGTGCCCGAAAACAACCCATACGATGCTGTTTTCAAAACTGCTGAAAGTTGTTGTGAAGCTGTTCGATTCGGCTCCCGACGCGACGGTGAGACTGTATTACTCACACAAGAGAACGTCTGGAAATGTAGTAAATTTCATTTGTCGATGATGTGTCGAAAGAGATGGCATGTCTGTGTTATGTGCTCCCATGCGATGCCACGGGGCTTGTCGACCGACCGAGTCCTAATTGGCACTTCGCCGATTCGTGCGCCGTGAGAAGCAGCCTCTAAGACAAAGGTGCCACAGGTACAGGCAGTGTCCAATCGGAGTTGGACCGCAAGATCACGACGAAGTGCGCGGAGTCCAGTGCCGGAGTCCGTCACATCGGCTTTGAGCTGTGTGAGTCGGTTGAGGAACCGTTCTGATGGTCGTGGAATTTCACGACGTGCACCGAGAACCAAGTCGAACTCGCCCTCACGAATTGGAGAGACAAGTCGAGAGAGCTGCTCAGGTCGGTGTTCACCGTCGGCGTCGTAGGTGACAACGATGTCCGTGGTCGCTTCCCGGAACCCTCGTTTGAGAGCCTCGATGTAGCCGCGGTTTCGCTCCTGTTCGACAACCTCCGCACCAGAGTCGCGCGCTTCGGTTGCTGTCGCGTCTGTCGACCCGTCGTCGATGACCAACACGTCGTACTCCTCCGGGATTTCTGCGACCACCTGTCCAATCCGGCCGGCTTCGTTGAACGCCGGAATGATGACTGTCGTATCATTCATGATGAAAGATTCGAATACCGCAGCAATGTACGTTCGTAGTATTTCTAACCTGACCAAAATGGACGACCGGGATTATATCGTTCGAGACTACCGACGTGAGATACCGCACAATCTCGTGCCGTCTCGGCCGGCCGGTACCCAGCCAACACCGTACACGATGAGTGCAACGACGCCCAGGACAATGGTCAGTTGCAAGTGCGTACCGAGGTACAAGCCCGTCGGTGGCGGGTGATATCTTGAGGGCCACAGCAGCGGATACGACTGCTCCGTGAGCTTCAAGAGGAAAACATCCACGACGAGGTGTGGCACGGCACCGGGAGAGAGGTGCGAGAAGACGCGAACCCGTCCAGACGCATAGACGAGCAGCACCCCAGCAACGCGACGATTCCAGCGAATCGTCGAACTGGTGTGTGTTGCATCACGTCTCACTACGAGACAGTGTACGAATATAACCCCCGCAGTTCCGGGGTCTCTGGAACTCGATTATTCGACGGTTACAGACTTCGCGAGGTTACGTGGCTTGTCGATGGGGCGGCCCATCTCGTTGGCAACGTGGTAGGCAAACAGCTGGAGTGCGACGTTGGCGACGAGGGGTTCGAGGCGGCCCAGACTTGGGATGTCGATGGTGTGCTTGCAGAAGGACTCTGTCCCATCCGAGGTGGAGAGCCCGATGACCGGTGCACCGCGTGATTCGACTTCTTTGACGTTGTTGAACGTCTCGTCGGGCGACGCACTCTCGCTGAGGAACGCGAGCACAGGCGTGTTTTTTGTAACGAGTGCGAGAGGACCGTGTTTGAGT is drawn from Haloferax litoreum and contains these coding sequences:
- a CDS encoding HalOD1 output domain-containing protein; translated protein: MDVEQTRVWYDCDRTEAISEAILGAVSDHMECDETALPPISEYTDVDALNTLFGTRRPAAPALSSGTLEFKYDDVVVTVSTIGTVEVRDAADAEPTSD
- a CDS encoding glycosyltransferase family 2 protein is translated as MNDTTVIIPAFNEAGRIGQVVAEIPEEYDVLVIDDGSTDATATEARDSGAEVVEQERNRGYIEALKRGFREATTDIVVTYDADGEHRPEQLSRLVSPIREGEFDLVLGARREIPRPSERFLNRLTQLKADVTDSGTGLRALRRDLAVQLRLDTACTCGTFVLEAASHGARIGEVPIRTRSVDKPRGIAWEHITQTCHLFRHIIDK